In a single window of the Candidatus Celerinatantimonas neptuna genome:
- the dltA_2 gene encoding D-alanine--D-alanyl carrier protein ligase: MIEVLIAIIKCGAVYVPFDTSWPESRIRKLVSEIKIPVFISDSSSIIEQNFSITNLNLRSIDVSDKAINPSVDILGSDLIYVNFTSGSTGTPKAVPICHQGVSRLSSKPIYINHGEVISTLQLASIAFDAATFEIWVPLLNGGRCILFSEKILHLQALKNELSFNRVNTIFLTTALFNTIIDEDPTCLSGIKTILTGGESHSVRHMTKAIEIFGEGVVTNVYGPTECTTFSSYYPIKKVENYQYTIPIGRPIQYTKIYILNGEYVCGVGEIGNIHIAGPGLSPGYFGDNEKTKKCFKSCIIDGHELILYDTGDRGKLTSDLNIIFEGRIDGQVKVNGFRIELKEVSFHIEALPNIRKCFVTVNQLASGEQQLLAFVQPAVPNITSNIVTNLLRKILPGYMLPRIIIHYREFPLTITQKIDKESLIMSLDNKTTSNSATKLQDFLNQKGIKAQVQQLPSSTRTVKDAASTLRCEEKQIVKSLVFQETESGVPVLVLACGINQVDEAKVSKEIGSTISKANAKYVRKHTGFAIGGVPPVGHAEKMKVVVDEDLLSIKPLWAAAGTPNAVFEIPSDITSILDSDYIICPIRKVNGK; encoded by the coding sequence TTGATTGAGGTACTTATTGCTATTATCAAGTGCGGTGCAGTCTATGTCCCCTTTGATACTAGTTGGCCTGAAAGTAGGATTCGTAAGCTAGTATCTGAAATAAAAATTCCAGTTTTTATTTCAGATAGTTCTTCAATTATAGAACAAAATTTTAGTATCACGAATTTAAATTTGAGATCTATTGATGTATCAGATAAAGCAATTAATCCTTCAGTTGACATTTTAGGTAGTGATCTGATTTATGTAAATTTCACTTCAGGTTCAACTGGTACTCCAAAAGCTGTTCCTATTTGCCATCAAGGTGTATCTAGGCTCTCCAGTAAACCAATATATATTAATCATGGAGAAGTTATTTCAACATTACAGTTAGCATCAATAGCATTTGATGCTGCGACATTTGAAATTTGGGTGCCATTACTTAATGGCGGTAGGTGTATTTTATTTTCAGAGAAAATACTGCATCTTCAAGCACTCAAAAATGAATTATCATTTAATAGAGTAAATACGATTTTTCTGACAACTGCATTATTTAACACTATTATTGATGAAGATCCTACTTGTTTATCAGGTATAAAAACAATTTTAACCGGTGGTGAATCTCATTCTGTTCGACATATGACGAAAGCAATTGAGATTTTTGGTGAAGGTGTCGTTACTAATGTCTATGGACCTACTGAATGCACGACATTTTCTTCCTATTACCCTATTAAAAAAGTAGAGAATTATCAATATACTATTCCTATTGGCCGGCCAATTCAGTATACCAAAATATATATTTTAAATGGAGAATATGTATGTGGAGTTGGTGAAATAGGAAATATACACATTGCTGGACCTGGGTTATCTCCTGGATATTTTGGTGATAATGAGAAAACAAAAAAATGTTTTAAATCATGTATTATAGATGGTCATGAACTTATTCTTTATGATACCGGAGACCGGGGGAAATTGACATCTGATCTAAATATTATTTTTGAAGGAAGAATCGATGGACAAGTTAAAGTTAATGGATTTAGAATTGAATTGAAAGAAGTTTCTTTTCATATTGAAGCGCTTCCAAATATTAGAAAATGTTTTGTTACAGTTAATCAACTAGCTTCTGGAGAACAACAGCTTCTGGCATTTGTTCAGCCTGCAGTCCCTAATATCACCTCAAACATAGTTACTAATTTGCTTAGAAAAATTTTACCTGGATATATGTTGCCGAGGATTATTATTCATTATCGAGAATTCCCTCTTACCATAACTCAAAAGATTGATAAGGAGTCATTGATTATGTCTTTAGACAATAAAACCACAAGTAATAGCGCTACAAAGTTACAAGATTTTTTGAATCAAAAGGGTATTAAAGCACAGGTGCAGCAGCTTCCCTCATCGACAAGAACTGTAAAAGATGCTGCCTCAACATTGAGATGTGAAGAGAAACAAATTGTAAAATCACTTGTTTTTCAAGAGACTGAATCAGGAGTGCCAGTACTTGTTCTCGCTTGTGGTATTAATCAAGTCGACGAGGCTAAAGTATCTAAAGAAATAGGTTCGACTATTAGTAAAGCGAATGCTAAATATGTCCGTAAACATACTGGATTTGCAATTGGTGGTGTTCCTCCTGTAGGTCATGCTGAAAAAATGAAGGTCGTTGTAGATGAAGATTTACTATCGATTAAACCTTTATGGGCTGCGGCTGGGACACCTAATGCAGTTTTTGAGATTCCTTCAGATATTACTTCTATATTGGATAGCGACTATATCATATGTCCCATAAGGAAAGTCAATGGAAAATAG
- a CDS encoding ISAs1 family transposase ISAeme1 produces the protein MKTLDIDAFSQHFKNIQDPRQAAKITYSLFDVLFLSICSVISGASGWEDIEDFGEAHRLWLQEKGLFLQGVPTHDTIARIISRLNTTQFRQCFINWAKSVSKRTSGEIIAIDGKTLRSSYNRESRQSAIHMVSAFATRNGVVMGQIKTEEKSNEITAIPALLRLLDIKGCLVSIDAMGCQKDIAKQIVTQKGDYLLAVKGNQDGLHRAVKQALAESISLPVDPKQIQITQGHGRYEAREYKVLPATALVGEFEEWAGLKTIGVAMGYRFEKKAQQYSLEYRYYISSADLDTSRFADAVRGHWGIENSLHWVLDVSMNEDKCPIYHGESAEILATMRHFSLNMLRAETSKKASLRRKQKIASMDIAYLDKVLAAGLKVVAEE, from the coding sequence GTGAAAACTCTGGACATTGACGCTTTTTCTCAGCATTTCAAGAACATTCAAGACCCACGACAAGCGGCTAAAATCACCTATTCTCTGTTTGATGTTCTATTTTTATCAATTTGTAGTGTGATTAGCGGAGCTTCTGGCTGGGAGGACATTGAAGATTTTGGAGAAGCACATCGCCTCTGGTTACAGGAAAAAGGGCTTTTTCTTCAAGGTGTGCCCACTCACGATACCATTGCTCGTATCATTTCTCGACTCAACACCACTCAGTTTCGACAATGCTTTATTAACTGGGCGAAATCTGTCTCAAAACGAACCTCTGGGGAGATCATCGCCATCGATGGCAAAACACTCAGAAGCTCTTATAACCGAGAAAGCCGTCAATCTGCCATTCACATGGTCAGTGCCTTCGCGACACGCAATGGTGTCGTCATGGGGCAAATAAAGACAGAAGAAAAATCGAATGAAATCACGGCTATCCCAGCGTTATTAAGGCTTTTGGATATAAAAGGTTGTCTTGTTTCTATTGATGCCATGGGATGTCAGAAAGACATTGCAAAGCAGATTGTGACACAAAAAGGTGATTATCTTTTAGCGGTAAAAGGCAACCAAGATGGCTTGCACCGAGCGGTTAAACAAGCCTTAGCTGAGAGTATTTCTCTTCCTGTTGATCCGAAACAGATACAAATTACTCAGGGGCATGGGCGCTACGAGGCCAGAGAATATAAGGTATTACCTGCTACGGCTTTAGTGGGGGAATTTGAAGAATGGGCAGGGTTGAAAACCATTGGCGTCGCCATGGGGTATCGCTTTGAAAAGAAAGCCCAGCAATACTCTTTAGAATACCGCTATTACATCAGTTCTGCAGACTTAGACACATCCCGATTTGCCGATGCAGTTCGAGGCCATTGGGGCATAGAAAATAGCCTACACTGGGTGCTTGATGTCTCTATGAATGAAGACAAATGTCCAATTTATCATGGAGAATCGGCCGAAATATTAGCCACGATGAGGCATTTTTCTTTAAACATGCTGCGAGCCGAAACGAGCAAAAAAGCCAGTCTTCGGCGCAAACAAAAAATCGCCAGCATGGACATAGCGTATTTAGATAAGGTGTTAGCGGCAGGCCTAAAAGTCGTGGCAGAAGAATGA
- the lrp_3 gene encoding Leucine-responsive regulatory protein: protein MKSLDKIYIAILDRLQRDGRLSNAKLSANLALSESPCWRRVKRLEEEQYIQGYQANMNRQKLGFGVLAFVHITCVKHDLKTTKQFESIIHAADNVLSCHNTTGDSDFMLQVIAKDLDDYSRFVEHVLRQLPGISVISSYVSLREIKSSPRFPITLI from the coding sequence ATGAAAAGCTTAGATAAAATCTATATCGCAATCTTGGATCGTTTACAACGTGATGGACGACTGAGCAATGCTAAACTATCCGCCAATTTGGCATTAAGCGAGTCCCCTTGTTGGAGACGAGTTAAGCGTCTGGAAGAAGAACAGTATATTCAAGGTTATCAGGCCAATATGAACCGGCAAAAACTCGGGTTTGGGGTTTTGGCATTTGTTCACATCACCTGTGTTAAACATGATCTAAAAACCACAAAACAATTTGAGTCAATCATTCATGCAGCCGACAATGTACTGAGCTGCCATAACACAACTGGAGATTCAGATTTTATGCTTCAAGTCATCGCTAAAGATTTAGATGATTACAGTCGGTTTGTTGAACACGTTCTAAGACAATTGCCCGGTATATCGGTTATCAGTTCTTATGTTTCATTACGAGAAATCAAATCATCGCCCCGGTTCCCCATCACACTGATTTAA
- the ligA_1 gene encoding DNA ligase: MPIQFNPIILTPLAGMLPVLSFAHPIPVQLAEQYQNQDVNQYLISEKYDGVRAYWDGHKLWTRHGRPIQAPQTFIQNFPNHPLDGELWTDYHHFSEIAALLERDQTTDVDWQNVHYMVFDLPADPAPFHIRYQNLQKLRKQLPTSIHILRQYSLNDRQALDQALKEVTAHGGEGLVLHLKNSFYQAGRSGHLLKYKPFHDDEATIIGYLPGHGKYQGLVGAFKVKIQDGTTFAIGSGLTDEMRRHPLAVGSIITFRYNGRTRYGKPRFARFLKLYHQL, encoded by the coding sequence ATGCCTATTCAATTTAATCCTATCATTCTGACTCCTTTAGCAGGAATGCTTCCGGTGCTATCTTTTGCACACCCGATCCCCGTCCAGCTGGCTGAGCAATATCAGAATCAGGATGTAAACCAATATCTGATTAGTGAAAAATATGATGGTGTCCGTGCCTATTGGGACGGTCACAAACTATGGACCCGGCATGGCCGCCCCATTCAAGCCCCTCAGACCTTTATTCAGAATTTTCCCAATCATCCCCTCGACGGGGAATTATGGACTGATTATCACCATTTCAGTGAAATAGCAGCTTTACTTGAACGAGATCAGACAACCGATGTCGACTGGCAAAACGTACATTACATGGTTTTTGATTTGCCTGCCGATCCTGCACCGTTTCATATCCGGTATCAGAACCTTCAGAAATTACGAAAACAACTTCCGACATCAATCCACATTCTTAGACAATATTCATTAAATGACCGGCAAGCATTGGATCAAGCACTAAAGGAGGTAACTGCACATGGTGGTGAGGGATTAGTGCTGCATCTGAAAAACTCTTTTTATCAGGCGGGGCGCAGTGGTCATCTGCTCAAATATAAACCATTCCATGACGATGAAGCGACAATCATTGGCTATTTACCCGGTCATGGAAAGTACCAGGGGCTTGTAGGTGCATTTAAAGTCAAAATCCAAGACGGAACAACCTTTGCCATCGGTAGCGGATTAACCGATGAAATGCGTCGTCACCCACTCGCCGTCGGAAGCATCATCACGTTCCGATACAATGGACGAACCCGGTATGGAAAACCCCGTTTTGCCCGATTTTTAAAGTTATATCATCAGCTATGA
- the eda gene encoding KHG/KDPG aldolase, producing MSTVTAAEVFSASPIIPVMVIEDTKDALPLAKALVAGGINVFEITLRTEAALESIRLISQEIPEAITGAGTIINTQQFDAAVDAGAQFIISPGFSPALLAHCQKIPDIPYIPGVATASEMITALDAGLDHLKFFPAEANGGALVLKAVSAALPQIHFCPTGGVKKENLANYLSLPCVGTIGGTWMIPASAIQAKSWEIITGLSRQAVELANSLRS from the coding sequence ATGTCAACTGTTACAGCCGCTGAGGTATTTTCAGCCTCTCCTATTATTCCTGTTATGGTCATTGAGGATACCAAAGATGCCTTGCCTTTAGCCAAAGCACTTGTTGCTGGTGGTATCAATGTATTTGAGATTACACTGCGCACCGAAGCAGCCCTCGAATCTATACGTCTCATCAGCCAGGAAATTCCTGAGGCCATTACCGGTGCAGGAACCATCATCAACACCCAACAATTTGATGCCGCAGTTGACGCAGGTGCTCAATTTATTATCTCTCCTGGATTTAGCCCAGCACTGTTGGCTCACTGCCAGAAAATACCAGATATTCCTTATATTCCCGGCGTGGCAACCGCTTCAGAAATGATCACAGCATTAGATGCCGGTTTAGATCATCTAAAATTCTTCCCGGCTGAAGCGAATGGTGGAGCTCTGGTACTCAAAGCGGTCAGCGCAGCGCTTCCACAGATCCATTTTTGTCCAACCGGTGGAGTCAAAAAAGAAAACTTGGCTAATTATCTGTCGCTGCCTTGTGTTGGAACAATCGGTGGCACCTGGATGATCCCAGCTTCAGCAATTCAGGCAAAAAGCTGGGAAATCATCACCGGTTTAAGTCGTCAGGCTGTTGAATTAGCAAATTCTCTGCGTAGTTAA
- the gntK gene encoding Thermoresistant gluconokinase, which yields MNKTIKQGLCIVLMGVSGTGKSSVGKILAKQLHALFIDGDDLHPKANILKMSAGKPLNDRDRKPWLKNVRNAAFNIYQHHETGVIACSALKRSYRETIQEQNPHMLFLHLHGDFELIAQRIAQRQQHFMSENLLQSQFNTLELPTDDEANIRIVDINAALEIVVNRCIKEVCSFQSQQLHNDKNDKLER from the coding sequence ATGAATAAAACAATAAAACAAGGGTTATGTATCGTATTGATGGGGGTTTCAGGCACCGGCAAATCATCTGTTGGCAAAATTTTAGCCAAACAGCTCCATGCCCTATTTATTGATGGCGATGATTTACACCCAAAAGCAAATATTCTAAAAATGTCGGCTGGAAAACCTCTCAATGACCGAGACAGAAAGCCATGGCTTAAAAACGTTCGTAATGCCGCTTTTAATATTTACCAACATCATGAAACAGGGGTGATTGCATGTTCAGCTCTCAAACGGAGTTATCGTGAAACAATTCAGGAACAGAATCCTCACATGTTATTTTTACACCTCCATGGTGACTTTGAACTCATTGCCCAGCGAATAGCACAACGACAACAGCATTTTATGTCAGAGAATCTTTTGCAAAGTCAATTTAATACATTAGAACTGCCTACAGATGATGAAGCAAACATCCGCATAGTTGATATTAATGCCGCTTTAGAAATCGTCGTCAACCGCTGCATAAAAGAAGTATGCTCATTCCAGTCACAACAACTCCATAATGACAAAAATGACAAACTAGAACGATAA